One genomic region from uncultured Subdoligranulum sp. encodes:
- a CDS encoding valine--tRNA ligase, with translation MPKELAKQYAPQGAEDRIYQNWCDKGYFHTQIDRSKKPFTIVMPPPNVTGQLHMGHAMDETWQDILTRYKRMQGYAALWVPGTDHASIATEAKVVAKMREEGLTKEMVGRDGFLERAWAWKNTYGNRIVSQLKKLGCSCDWQRERFTMDEGCSDAVKEVFVRLYNKGLIYRGNRMVNWCPHCNTSISDAEVEYEAKEGSFWHLLYKVKETGETLELATTRPETMLGDTAVAINADDPRYTHLHGCHVILPLLNREIPIVCDEHADMEKGTGVVKITPAHDPNDFEVGKRHNLPMIRVLTYDGHMTGAADKAAVDAEKAAGRAASDEPDVLDCGKYAGMTAMEARKAILADLKACGALKETESITHDVGTCYRCHSVIEPMVSKQWFVKMEPLAIPAIEAVEKGDIKFVPERFTKNYINWMKGGRDWCISRQLWWGHQIPAWYCDDCGETVVTKEAPSVCPKCGSTHLTQDPDTLDTWFSSALWPFSTLGWPDEKAADYNYFYPTNTLVTGYDIIGFWVSRMIFSGLAYTGKAPFDTVLIHGIVRDSQGRKMSKSLGNGIDPLEVIGQYGADALRMMLIVGSTAGNDMRYSEEKVTASRNFANKLWNAARFVLMNLPEDFQPGMPEESLLDMSDKWILSELAKVAAEATANLDKYELGLAAEKVENFIWEVYCDWYIEICKSRLNSDDAVQADTARKVLVYVLDKALKLLHPFMPFITEEIYQALPGSGETIMLETWPGNLEMKVWADECADFEKLMDYIKAVRAMRSEMNVHPAKKTTMIIETASPAAFEKGGAYLARFAFATDVTLTAKYEGTTQGMVTVATPDARGFIPMMELIDRDKELARLNKELAKAEKETAMFQNQLNNPKFVEKAPAKLVEDTRAKLAAAQEKAAKIRDSIQALG, from the coding sequence ATGCCGAAAGAACTCGCCAAACAGTACGCGCCCCAAGGCGCCGAGGATCGCATCTACCAGAACTGGTGCGACAAAGGGTATTTCCACACCCAGATCGACCGCAGCAAGAAGCCGTTCACCATCGTGATGCCGCCGCCCAACGTCACCGGCCAGCTGCACATGGGCCATGCCATGGATGAGACCTGGCAGGATATCCTGACCCGCTACAAGCGGATGCAGGGCTACGCCGCCCTGTGGGTGCCGGGCACCGACCATGCGTCCATCGCCACCGAGGCCAAGGTGGTGGCCAAGATGCGGGAAGAGGGCCTCACCAAGGAGATGGTGGGCCGCGACGGGTTCCTGGAGCGCGCCTGGGCCTGGAAGAACACCTACGGCAACCGCATCGTGAGCCAGCTGAAGAAGCTGGGCTGCTCCTGCGACTGGCAGCGGGAGCGCTTCACCATGGACGAGGGCTGCTCCGATGCCGTCAAGGAAGTGTTTGTGCGGCTGTACAACAAGGGCCTGATCTACCGCGGCAACCGGATGGTCAACTGGTGCCCCCATTGCAACACCTCCATCTCGGACGCCGAGGTGGAGTACGAGGCCAAGGAGGGCAGCTTCTGGCACCTGCTGTATAAAGTAAAGGAAACCGGCGAAACGTTGGAGCTGGCCACCACCCGTCCCGAGACGATGCTGGGCGATACCGCCGTGGCCATCAACGCCGACGACCCGCGCTACACCCACCTGCACGGCTGCCATGTGATTCTGCCGCTGCTGAACCGGGAGATTCCCATCGTCTGCGACGAGCACGCCGACATGGAAAAGGGCACCGGCGTGGTGAAGATCACCCCCGCCCATGACCCCAACGACTTTGAGGTGGGCAAACGCCACAACCTGCCGATGATCCGGGTGCTGACCTACGACGGCCACATGACCGGCGCCGCCGACAAGGCCGCCGTGGACGCCGAGAAGGCCGCCGGGCGTGCTGCTTCCGACGAGCCCGATGTGCTGGACTGCGGCAAGTATGCCGGCATGACCGCCATGGAGGCCCGCAAGGCCATTCTGGCCGACCTGAAAGCCTGCGGCGCCCTGAAGGAGACCGAGAGCATCACCCATGACGTGGGCACCTGCTACCGCTGCCACTCGGTCATCGAGCCCATGGTCTCCAAGCAGTGGTTCGTCAAGATGGAACCGCTGGCCATCCCCGCCATCGAGGCCGTGGAAAAGGGCGACATCAAGTTCGTGCCCGAGCGGTTCACCAAGAACTACATCAACTGGATGAAGGGCGGCCGCGACTGGTGCATCAGCCGTCAGCTGTGGTGGGGCCATCAGATTCCGGCCTGGTACTGCGACGACTGCGGCGAGACGGTAGTTACCAAGGAAGCCCCGTCGGTCTGCCCCAAGTGCGGCAGCACCCATCTGACCCAGGATCCCGACACGCTGGACACTTGGTTCAGCTCCGCCCTGTGGCCCTTCTCCACCCTGGGCTGGCCCGACGAGAAGGCCGCAGACTACAACTACTTCTACCCCACCAACACGCTGGTCACCGGCTACGACATCATCGGTTTCTGGGTGTCCCGCATGATCTTCTCGGGTCTGGCCTACACCGGCAAGGCGCCCTTTGACACCGTGCTGATTCACGGCATCGTCCGCGACAGCCAGGGCCGCAAGATGTCCAAGAGCCTGGGCAACGGCATCGACCCGTTGGAGGTCATCGGCCAGTACGGTGCCGACGCGCTGCGCATGATGCTGATCGTGGGTTCCACCGCCGGCAACGACATGCGCTACAGCGAGGAGAAGGTCACCGCCAGCCGCAACTTTGCCAACAAGCTGTGGAACGCCGCCCGCTTTGTGCTGATGAACCTGCCGGAGGACTTCCAGCCCGGTATGCCGGAGGAGTCCCTGCTGGACATGAGCGACAAGTGGATCCTCTCCGAGCTGGCCAAGGTGGCCGCCGAGGCCACTGCCAACCTGGACAAGTATGAGCTGGGTCTGGCCGCCGAGAAGGTGGAGAACTTCATCTGGGAAGTCTACTGTGACTGGTATATCGAGATCTGCAAGTCCCGTCTGAACAGCGACGACGCCGTCCAGGCCGACACCGCCCGCAAGGTGCTGGTCTACGTGCTGGACAAGGCCCTGAAGCTGCTGCATCCCTTCATGCCCTTCATCACCGAGGAGATCTACCAGGCGCTTCCCGGCAGCGGCGAGACCATCATGCTGGAGACCTGGCCCGGCAACCTGGAGATGAAGGTGTGGGCCGACGAATGTGCCGATTTTGAGAAGCTGATGGACTACATCAAGGCTGTGCGTGCCATGCGCAGCGAGATGAACGTGCATCCCGCCAAGAAGACCACCATGATCATCGAGACCGCCTCCCCTGCCGCCTTTGAGAAGGGCGGCGCCTACCTGGCCCGCTTTGCCTTCGCCACCGACGTGACGCTGACCGCCAAGTACGAGGGCACCACCCAGGGCATGGTCACGGTGGCCACCCCCGATGCCCGCGGCTTCATCCCCATGATGGAGCTGATCGACCGTGACAAGGAGCTTGCCCGTCTGAACAAGGAACTGGCCAAGGCCGAGAAGGAAACCGCCATGTTCCAGAATCAGCTGAACAACCCGAAGTTTGTGGAGAAGGCCCCGGCCAAGCTGGTGGAGGATACCCGCGCCAAACTGGCCGCCGCCCAGGAGAAGGCCGCGAAGATCCGGGATTCCATCCAGGCGCTGGGCTGA